Part of the Leguminivora glycinivorella isolate SPB_JAAS2020 chromosome 27, LegGlyc_1.1, whole genome shotgun sequence genome, ATGGAAATAAGTTTTCtttgtaataaaaatacataccaAAAGAATTCGCGCCGGTATTCCCGAAAGGGGTAGacggagcacatgaaactgctcaagtttcaattacactattatatttaaatcgacacgagttacgaaaaggaaattcgtaactcgtgtcgatttaaaacactcccttcggtcgtcttttaatttatcgccactcatcaTTCgaccttccttttttacgcacttgaatcgtaatatactattttatcATGCAGTTCAAGCGGTGTCACTATATACGCCACCCTAAAGCGTTTAGGAATTGAAGGCATGGAAAAAATCTGGCCTCCGCAATGCAGAAGGTCCCAGGTTCGAGtcctggggatcgatttttgaatttagaactcacgaattcgccgttcgaaagtctgtggaaaacgacgtactgatatttttgaaaaaagacGGCTCGTaattaaaactagtggtaatgaccactcgttttcgattctgttagtagaatttaaatcgctagtagtggagatattattgaacgaatttcacgaaatcgaatggccgagattaaaaaatcggccccctacGCGgaagtgtgaatttttcctttaatgtaacccttaaatgcatggtgatgtatatgtcgcagtaagatagataaagccgttatatagttataaccctaggaatataattatacgtcgtaacatagttaaacgaaagcgattaattgctatcttactaggaatataactataatactaaactagtttagtcatatagttatatgactggattcagtttagtgaaatgattgtaggcaggagtgcggcggtgcggcggaggtatagttataaccctagggatataattatatgccgtaacatagctaaacgaaagcgattccttatattaccatcttactaggaatataattataatacgttactagtttagttatataattatatcactggattaaacttagtctagggatataattataatacgtctctagttaagtaatatagttatataactggattaagttcagtagtataattgtagcagtggAGACGGGGGCGGGGGCTTACCCGCTACCACAAGGCAGTCGTTCGGCATCAGTTGTCGTTCATGTCACGGTTGCGTTTTCGTGcacaattatttattgaattttcgaACTATTTTTATAGTTCTAAGTAtaccaaaaaaattcaaaaacaccctgtccgtccgtctgtgtgttttgagagaataagcacattgaattggaaataattaacaaattcttgccctaaacaattcttcactgtggtttgtttacGTTATATAAGGAAATACAATAGTACCATGGTTTCAAGCAATGTTGCAAATTACACTATTTGCgataaatatcatgtttatcttgtcagattaaattaaaactgccatcgcacaaatccaaatgcagatacaattcagaaaatgaataaatcggatattttgaaaagaaccgggagcaccggttcctaaagttttgtcccggttctttcgccaccataaaattaccgggatttcccgggaaatcaagaaccgggaaataccgggagcatgccctaactgttacgttttaactaatatagcttggattcgtttgtttagtaaccaaaccttgtgtactatgttcgatacaaaataaactttgttctaacgtcagtgacggtgttgttattccaaatcgtcccgctatacgtattataaaacactgatttaaactttcacgattttgacacatatttaaaattgtaaacgggacttaatacatagtaatacgcgattaagtcccgtttgcaattttaaataccgtattataattatattcctagtaagatggttctgaatcgctcccttatatccctagggttataactatacctccgccgcaccgctgcactcctgcctacaatcatttcactaaactgaatccagtcatataactatatgactaaactagtaacgtattatagttatattcctagtaagatagcaattaatcgctttcgtttaactatgttacgacgtataattatattcctagggttataactatataacggctttatctatcttactgcgacatatatatgcatcatatatttgatgacctgtggctcaatatgtagctatccaaaatctcatttattacttaattattattcattatttattattgtttaatatagaattaaataaattaaagaatataatgatttactatttattatttaaggattaagatgaaatggcggaaaagtgtgaaaaaacaggctgatggcgatttttaaagtatgtgatttaggcagattttttcagagttaataattagtttatgtttaaacattttatcatgggggtttcacaaatagtgtacctttctaatagtagtcaaactttacaaataaaacctaccaataattatatatttacataaataagatttggcctatttaacttctaacactgatttagtataaaaatcgatcttaaatattttttttatttttttttttcccagagtcagaaaaccattgtctatcacatatattaatatctcgttaaaagaaaaattcatgcatttaagggttaaaaataaataaaatcttacCGATAACAACTGGCTCTTTCGCTTTAACAGGCGTTTCCTCTTTATTAACCTGAGGATGTTCCCAGATCTTAAAGTGCCTATTATAGAGCTCATCCCACAGGGCCATACGCTCCTTATCCGGGTTCGTATTGAGGGATAACTCGTTGCTCAGGTTTAGATAGTAGAGGTTGTCCTTGGTTACGGGATGCCAGGTTACCGTGATGTAGTGATTCTCGTCTGGGGTTGGGTTGCTGAAATGGTATTTTGGTTTATCAGAAAACGAATTGGTATTTCAAATTATTaagtaataaccacaaaattaaagttttgaaaaaatccccgaccgcgacatagtagaccgattttcatgaaacatggctaagaacactcccgtctaactcagcttttagacaaaaaaaaactaaatctaaatcggttcatccgttcgggagctaagatACCACagtcagacacacacacagacagacagacacgtcaaacttgtaacaccgtgtcgtttttgcgtcgggggttaaaaatactcgagtttcagtgccaatcttgaaaaaaaaaattattaagaaAATTATGTACATTTTTCTGTTATCGCTGGTTTATGGAAATACCTAGAAGCATCGCAAAAAGCAGGCAAAAGGGTCGCAGAGGCAATGGATTAAGtaatttaagtacctaattatttgGACGGGCGCCATACtgataaatatttagataatgCTTCATAATCCACTGGTACAgcaaataaatcttaatcttAAAATAAATCTTATCAGCAAATTAATATTCTTACCCAGACTTGGCGAAGTTGGTCCAAAGTCTCAGCATTCTCTCTCTCATCTTAATATCCTGAGGCGTCGCTTCCACTGCCTCCAAAGAATCGCTCTTGAAGAGATACCCCAATTCGTCAGCATGACCCGCGTGGTGCACATCCAAAGAATCTACCAGCTTCTTAGAATTATTCAATTCCCCCACGTAATCAAACTTGTAATAGTACACAGGCTTAGTAGTCGCATGCACTAAATACTGGACATATCTATGCGTGTCGACGGTAATAAGTTTATCGGAAATCAACTCGAAATACCCATTTAAATTCTCGATGGCTGTATGATTCCCTTTGAAATATAGACTTTTGAATTTATTGGATATCTCTAAAGCTTCTTCAGAATTCCTCTGCACGTTTAATTCGTTAGGAATAAAGACTTGCAAGTCATCGGTGTCGACTTTACGCAAAAATTCCAATGTTGTCGACCCAATCATTACAGGGATTTCTGCGACGCGACCAGAAGTTAACAGATCTGTGAACGACTCTGTTATGGCTGCTTCTACACCGGGGAATTCTTTTTCAACGACAAAAGTGAAGCCTAATACTCCCGTTTCAAATATCATTTCAGATGGAAACAGTTTTCTAGTCGCCTCAACGATTTCTTTAGCTGGGGTCGCTCTTAAGAATTCTAAGATGTCATCAGCCTCATCTGATTCACAGCCTAGTAAATGCGCGAGCTTCTTTGCGTTTTCCAAGGGTTGTTTCTGCCAAGCCCAACTCGAAAGCCCATTCCCAGACTGAATAATAGCTTTGCTGATCAAATCTTTGCTTAAAGGGCTAGCTGTGAGAACGGACACAGAAGCACCACCAGCGCTTTCGCCGAAAAGCGTTATATTCCCGGAATTACCGCCGAAATTATTAATATTCTCCTTAACCCAACGTAACGCTGCGATCATGTCCTTCAAGCCAGCATTTCCAGGGATTTCGGGAGTGTTTAAGCTGAGGAAACCTAACGCTCCGCATCTGTAGTTGATAGTTACAACGACCACATCTTTTTCGACGAGGTAATCTGCCCCCCTTGAGCTAGCACTGCCCGAACCGAATTGTAAACCTCCTCCGTGGATGTAGACCATTACTGGAAGGAATTCCCCGTCTATGCTGGGCGTGTAGACGTTGAGATAGAGACAGTTTTCATCTCCCTCATACATGTCGGAGTCGAATCTGATTTGTGCGCTGATGTTTCCTTCTGAAGTGGCGTCACGGACGCCGTCCCATGGCTCAAGGGGTTGAGGGGCCTGAAATTGAAAACGTTGGGTAAATGAGTTTTTCCTATGGGTGAACCTGATGGGTCTTTTAGAACTCTAGCAATGCAAAATGAAAGATTATCAACTGTACACTCaataactttaattgttgagccaTTTAGAGGCCAATCATTTTGTTATTTCATAGTTAAGCTTATGACGTGTTCAGAATataatgagctagaagtggttCAAGAATTAAAGTCCGTTACCCTACCTAATCCGACCACGTAAGAAAGGAAATGGAATTTATAAGTTATAATACTTATGATGTTTTACCACCATGCATTCACGTAAATTTTAATCCTGCATATTACTCGTATAGTCCTTAATTTCGGGAATTTGTATACCTACATGTATTGTACCAAAGTTACATACAtccatacataaactcacgcctgtattcccaaacggaCATGAATACGGAAACTAAGTTACCTTATCTTAAAAAGATACCACTAGCTTTAgcccggcttcgctcgcgttagaaggagacaaaaagaagcctatgtcactctctatcccttcaactagtatctctacttaaaaaatcacgacaatccgTCGCTtggctttgccgtgaaagacggacaaacaaacagacacacacactttcccatttataataattagtatggataggcACACCAAAGAAAAACCCTCTGTTAGAAAAACTCACCGACTGAACAAAATGGAGAAATTGTGCGATAATCTGTCTAATATTACGAATTAAGTTGTTTTTGATGATATTTTCTAATGACAACAAAGCGTTAGTTCCTAATGTCTCCATTTTTGTTTTCCTGTCAAAATAATCTCTAAAGAGTATTCAGTTCCTActttatttttgatcaaagaGTTTTATACAGAGGTGTCACAATAATCAcaatccatacttactaatattactaaCTAGCTAttggccgcggcttcgctcgcgttagaaagagacaaaaagtagcctatgtcactctccatcccttcaactttctccgcttaaaaaatcacgtcaattcgtcgctccatttggccgtgaaagacggacaaacaaacagacacacacactttcccatttataatattactagcttttgcccgcggcttcgctcgcgctagaaagagacaaaaagtagcctatgtcactcgccatcccttcaactatctccacctaaaaaaatcacgtcaattcgtcgctccgttttgccgtgaaagatggacaaacaaacagacacacacactttcccatttataatattttagtatagaagtatcttatacttttaaacgagcaattcttgtatatttatttatttatatataccgacgatctcggaaaccgctctaacgatttggctgaaatttgttatgtgggggttttcgggggtgaaaaatcgatctaacttatccttaggtcccggaaaacgcgaattttcgagttttcatgcgtttttcttcgcgcgccatctcgtgtgcagtagttgtactgttaagacagaattctttcggtcgatgtaagtactatttattgcaaagactagatggcgacacaggtcaaggctaacacgaatagaaaaatacactatttgagattttgtggcgaaacgcgcgccatctcgtgtagagtagttgtgttgttaagactgagaattctttcgctcgatgtaggtactatttatttttgaactagatggcgacacaggtcaaggatacgaaacagaaccgagcgaagctcggtcgcccagatattggatattataaatgggaaagtgtgtcgtGTACAGAAAAACGGATCGACaaattgacgagattttttaagtagagatagttgaagggatggagagtgacatacgctactttttgtctcttttaacccccccacttccctaaaattggGGGTAGACAtttttatggagcattccacaattttcgagtttaacgcaagcgaagccgcaggcaaaagcaaGTACAGCAATAAAATAACGCCtgaccaggtgccgtagccgaatggcattgctgcgacgcgaaacgaaacgccgcgaaaggtagtctggctctgtcgcgccaatacgcaagagcgatagagatatctaTGTGCGTTTCGTtgcgtgagcgtttgtgccattccgcTACGCACCCAGACCAGATATGGCAGATATcgctattgtcaagagggcgctgttattcatTAAAGTAAAAAGTTCTAATGTGATTCGGCAATATGGCGCGTATTACTCATATGTCTGGTCAGGTTTTAAagtcttttcccctcactagctcggaaacacgtgttttgtcctttaataccagcgggtaaaaacgcattttatccactagtggataaagtaatttgaccttgaatatagatagatagatagatagaatactctttattggcacatagtagaggagatatagccttgg contains:
- the LOC125240245 gene encoding juvenile hormone esterase-like isoform X2, with the protein product MISAVNAFLDDLRGGRMTEAPVVRVEHGELQGKVVETPNGKSFYSFQGIPYAKPPLGTLRFQAPQPLEPWDGVRDATSEGNISAQIRFDSDMYEGDENCLYLNVYTPSIDGEFLPVMVYIHGGGLQFGSGSASSRGADYLVEKDVVVVTINYRCGALGFLSLNTPEIPGNAGLKDMIAALRWVKENINNFGGNSGNITLFGESAGGASVSVLTASPLSKDLISKAIIQSGNGLSSWAWQKQPLENAKKLAHLLGCESDEADDILEFLRATPAKEIVEATRKLFPSEMIFETGVLGFTFVVEKEFPGVEAAITESFTDLLTSGRVAEIPVMIGSTTLEFLRKVDTDDLQVFIPNELNVQRNSEEALEISNKFKSLYFKGNHTAIENLNGYFELISDKLITVDTHRYVQYLVHATTKPVYYYKFDYVGELNNSKKLVDSLDVHHAGHADELGYLFKSDSLEAVEATPQDIKMRERMLRLWTNFAKSGNPTPDENHYITVTWHPVTKDNLYYLNLSNELSLNTNPDKERMALWDELYNRHFKIWEHPQVNKEETPVKAKEPVVIEPEIVPEPVTTSEPVTNSESVTASESVTIPEPVTSHVEETTQEPTPEESTVVEQPQVVESPPVVEPPPVVESTPVEQLDTTPQHNGVNGTNGDIERKPRPSNEIKMVQNGNGVPKDVIRANDPPEDDLPKNIGVNKFVNFFESLGGKK
- the LOC125240245 gene encoding juvenile hormone esterase-like isoform X3, which codes for MTEAPVVRVEHGELQGKVVETPNGKSFYSFQGIPYAKPPLGTLRFQAPQPLEPWDGVRDATSEGNISAQIRFDSDMYEGDENCLYLNVYTPSIDGEFLPVMVYIHGGGLQFGSGSASSRGADYLVEKDVVVVTINYRCGALGFLSLNTPEIPGNAGLKDMIAALRWVKENINNFGGNSGNITLFGESAGGASVSVLTASPLSKDLISKAIIQSGNGLSSWAWQKQPLENAKKLAHLLGCESDEADDILEFLRATPAKEIVEATRKLFPSEMIFETGVLGFTFVVEKEFPGVEAAITESFTDLLTSGRVAEIPVMIGSTTLEFLRKVDTDDLQVFIPNELNVQRNSEEALEISNKFKSLYFKGNHTAIENLNGYFELISDKLITVDTHRYVQYLVHATTKPVYYYKFDYVGELNNSKKLVDSLDVHHAGHADELGYLFKSDSLEAVEATPQDIKMRERMLRLWTNFAKSGNPTPDENHYITVTWHPVTKDNLYYLNLSNELSLNTNPDKERMALWDELYNRHFKIWEHPQVNKEETPVKAKEPVVIEPEIVPEPVTTSEPVTNSESVTASESVTIPEPVTSHVEETTQEPTPEESTVVEQPQVVESPPVVEPPPVVESTPVEQLDTTPQHNGVNGTNGDIERKPRPSNEIKMVQNGNGVPKDVIRANDPPEDDLPKNIGVNKFVNFFESLGGKK
- the LOC125240245 gene encoding juvenile hormone esterase-like isoform X1, encoding MDSLNEDLTRNINVYEWRVVEEHKSVARRVRLNSTSREILVHYDMGFWGGRMTEAPVVRVEHGELQGKVVETPNGKSFYSFQGIPYAKPPLGTLRFQAPQPLEPWDGVRDATSEGNISAQIRFDSDMYEGDENCLYLNVYTPSIDGEFLPVMVYIHGGGLQFGSGSASSRGADYLVEKDVVVVTINYRCGALGFLSLNTPEIPGNAGLKDMIAALRWVKENINNFGGNSGNITLFGESAGGASVSVLTASPLSKDLISKAIIQSGNGLSSWAWQKQPLENAKKLAHLLGCESDEADDILEFLRATPAKEIVEATRKLFPSEMIFETGVLGFTFVVEKEFPGVEAAITESFTDLLTSGRVAEIPVMIGSTTLEFLRKVDTDDLQVFIPNELNVQRNSEEALEISNKFKSLYFKGNHTAIENLNGYFELISDKLITVDTHRYVQYLVHATTKPVYYYKFDYVGELNNSKKLVDSLDVHHAGHADELGYLFKSDSLEAVEATPQDIKMRERMLRLWTNFAKSGNPTPDENHYITVTWHPVTKDNLYYLNLSNELSLNTNPDKERMALWDELYNRHFKIWEHPQVNKEETPVKAKEPVVIEPEIVPEPVTTSEPVTNSESVTASESVTIPEPVTSHVEETTQEPTPEESTVVEQPQVVESPPVVEPPPVVESTPVEQLDTTPQHNGVNGTNGDIERKPRPSNEIKMVQNGNGVPKDVIRANDPPEDDLPKNIGVNKFVNFFESLGGKK